The Pochonia chlamydosporia 170 chromosome Unknown PCv3seq00021, whole genome shotgun sequence DNA window TCCAAGCCACATTGGGGCTCAGGACCGAAATATATTGATGGCGGTGCCGCCTACATAACGCAATGTATTAAAGAAGCATATATATGCTGGGCACAATTATGGCTCTACAAAGCGACAATACTGTCTTTTACAGAGAATTCCAGCTCGTAAGAGCACCGTCGATCGAGCACCCAGAAGGAGGTTGGTCAGGTTTTCTCTTGAGTAATTCACAAATTATTGATCCTACTGGAGCTTGCCTTCCTCTGGATTTTCGTCAAAAACTTGAGGATCTATgttttcttccttctcgaACGCAAGAGAGGGTCCCTGTTCACACAGGAAAGTCTCTCGAATACATGTAAGAAAGTGTGACAAGATCCATTCCAGCGAACGATCCGCTAACGGTAATGGAGATACATTGAATTCAGAACCGATTGGAGACCTGCTACGGCGGTCTTACAAGGGCGCAAGCTGACCTTTCACCGACCTACCTTTGCACCAATCCAGTCACTTATCATCTCTCCTCTTCGCATACTTGCATTCAGTCCTTCTGTGGCAGAATTAAAGCTCCATTGGATTGAGAAATACACAGGAATTTCAGTGAGGGACTATGATGACTTGTTTGCTCGAGTGTCAGACGTGTATACTGCGCTTTTTGTGGAAACGGCTTGCGAGGTCATCGGCGATATTAATGAACCTCTGGATGTCTGCCTCGAGAGTTTGAAAACAAGGAATCCGTGTTTGCGTCATATAAAGGCATTAGAAATGGCACAAACCCTTGACATCCCCTCCGGTACAGAATTAGCGTGCGTTATTACCGCTCTTCAACCCATGCAGAACGAGGTCTTTAGCACTGACCCATTATTATACGCAACGATCAAAGCGACAAAGTTCTTAGTGAATATGTCTGCTGGGCGAGGAATTGCCCTACCTGATTTTCGACTAAGAAAGGAAGTGTCTCCTCGAATGGCGCTCCAGTGGGCCTTGGCAGTATTAGATGTGCTACATCGACCGGCTAACTCTCTGTAATGGGCTGAGCCCCAgggtggctcggcttgcactctcgctgtcacacttcacgatTGCTTTGCAAAACTGAGCAACAATAGGGCggaagatcccctgtgaatcaggcaacgagagactcttgatttttCTATCTCAAGGACGGAATCATGCGAGATTAAATacttattggaatactgctgcgcacgcagcagtattccgaTTccctattgccactttgccacactcgcatgtttgcttgactaAGGCAGCATTATCTGACAATGGCATATTATGCTTactttgaatgagcgacctgatccTGACAGGCAAGAACGTGGGAAAGAAGGCGGTCGGGGTTTGAGGCTCTGCTGGACGACGCTGAGGCCACAGTCCCAGCACCCTGGCTCGATGTTACGCCAATTAACCTTAGCTCAAGAGATGGCGCTTCTAGAATTTGCCGAAAATGAGAGAGAGCAAAGAAGCGACGGCAGACTGCCCGGACGGAGAACTGGTGAGGCATTGCGGACCGCACTGACGACCCCAGCGGTCGCTCGAAGAGCATTCTACAAGCAAGATGCGATGCATTCTTTATTGCAGTGACATTTGATCATGGAATTTCGCTTCTGGCAAAGTTGCCTACCTAAGATTGGCGACAGTGGGCACCATCGCTACACGGCCGTAGCCAACCACGAAACCGATGTAGCTGCGGTTTTTCCTCCACTGTGCAAGGAGGCTGTCGGTACTTTGCTCATTATCTGGTAATCCATTTGCGGCCGCCTTAGTAGGCTCCGAGAATGCCCTACTACTCAGAGTGACCCCGACCGATTCAGACCACCCAATCCGACTGGCGCCCCTGCTCTGTCGAAAATCGTCCGTCGATCGGTCTGCGGTCTGAAGGTGGTCTGCCAGACAGTCGGTTTGTTAACCACACTGGGCAAATCCACGGAGACAAATGCTGGCTGACACGAAGGCTAGTGGGTATGGGTAGTCATCGACGACCTTATATACAGCTGGTCGGTGTTGGAGGAAGCCTCCTGGTTGTCCCCTTTCGGCGGACATATTGCAGCGCGTAGAATCTTTGCTCTTGATGGGTTTCATGCCCAGGCTTTGAGGATGGCGGACAGCAGCAGTGATTAAGGACGTGGAGGCAGGCCTGTTGGTTGGGGTATTCCACTAGCAATCAGCCACCTTTAGCGAGAGAGGGAAGTTTCTCAGGACGCTGAACCAGCGAGGGTGGAGGCAGCACTGGCAAGCCttgcctcatcaacctgctCTCTACACACCTCCAGGCCGTTACAGGCAGGTCAGGAACGCCTGTTTGGCATGTCGCGCCTACGGGCGTTGCGGGAAACCAGATATCAATGAATAAGGCCTTCAAGCCCTCTCGGCCATTGATAAGGCCCGGCtccagaagaagttgaaggatATCAAGCACCTGATCTACAAGATAAATAATACCAAGAATGCCTATAGCACTGGACCAGAACCTAGATAATGCTATATCGATAATGGTCTGCCCGCGGACGCACAGCCTTTGGGTGATGCGGACTGCTCTAAAGTGCGAGGGGTGACGTAACTAGTATTTTAATTATACACCAACAAAAGCGGCGTCAGCTCTGGTCCTTGGCATCAGGCGCTGCTCGCGGTGGCGGATCGGTTCTAAATTGGAAGTAATCTACCTGTTGAGATGCATCAGAGGCGAATTCGTTCCTCAATAGTCGGTCGTGTTGTCCGTCACGAGTTGGCGTTTGACACTGGATTAGACCTGTCGTATGTTGAGAGTTACAGCTCTGACAGTAAGAGGGCGTGCCTAGAGCTGGCTGCGAAGTCAAACTGCTTCCAGACAAACCAAAGTTTATAGCTGTATTGCCACTCCCTAAATCTGGCGCTAGCCATTCTTGCGGTTGATCCGCTGTGATGTGGTAGCTGTGTGCGGGTTGAACATTCGGCACATTGGAAGTTACTGATAGCTGCTGCACAGAGAGCGCTGAGCCTTCCCCAGAGTACATATAGGGGCTGAATGCTTGTGACTGCGGCTGCATCTCGTGTTCGAGCGGCGGATCAAACGGGGCCAGAGGTGTCGCCTCTGGCATGCCACTTGTAACTTGCGGAATGGCTGAAGCCGCTCCTAAACCCGCAGCGAGGCCCCGTAATCTCGCCAGCTCGTCTGTGAGAGCTTGGTTGCGAAGGTGAAGCTCCTGCAGCGTATTTCCATCAACGTTGCGAGACTCAGGGGCCGTCATAACTCGAAGCTCCTGGACCTCTTGCTCGAGTCGTTGTATGTACTGTTGAGTTCTTGCACGAGTGGCCCGCTGGGAGAGGCGATCACCGGCTCGTTTCCGTTCAAGTTGAGCTACGGTCATGGGCGCTGAAGTTGTGCAGCTGTGTGTTAGCATCAATTTCGTTTGAAGCCGAGTAAGGCCGCTCGCGGTGGTAGTTTGTAAAGCCAGGAAATGGATATGTACTCACGTCTTCGCCTTGTAGCCTTGCTTCGAGGTTCTTGATTTGCAGTTGAAGCAGGACGGCTCATAGTGAGGTTTAACGGGATTAAGTCTTCAAATCAATAATCGCAGTAGTACTTGCATGCAAGCGGGTAGAATCAAGTCCAAGGGGCAGATTCGCATCGTTCACTTGTTCGTGCATTAAAGTAAACAGTCCCTTGTTGGATGGAGTCATCGCCAACATAGATTTGTACAACTTTAAGCAGCAAAGAGATTTGATACGGTACTATATACGAGTATATATTAATAGAATTGAACATCAAAATGATTGACATATATATAATTAAACCCGGTTCTGATTGAGCTAAATGGACATTAATGGTCAATTTGGTCAAGCCGGTTGCCTAGAATTCAGTCGTTCGCATCCTTGTCATGCGCTGCTGGTTTGTGGCTATCACAGATATCTTGATCATGGTCTGATACAAAGAGAATGTTTGTGGTCAAACTGCATGCCACATGATGCTGATATGCCTAAAGCAACGGAATCCACTCCGTCCATATCTCGCGATCGGGCGGCATTCAACGGGTAGACTCCAGACATGCTCATGAAGCCCCCTTTCAAGTCACACTGTTTTACTCAACCAGCTTCGAGCTAGACTAATCTTGTCGGATAATtatgcctctgttgattgaacacgcaaacttggtgtaattgcTAGTTGTCATAACGTCGGCTATTAAGAATGAagatagccggaaaaagcaaatatAAGGTCCGGATGAAAGGAAGTTGTGTCAACGAATTTATCACTGGCACATACTGTAAGTACTGTACCTGTGTGCCACAATACAAAATAACGTGGCTAACTACAGTACTTTGTGAGTCTCATAACATGACAATTCTCGCCCCGCTCGGCATCATGCGATTATCTTGCCACCTAACGAACTATTGGCTGTCGGCGGAAAATAACCCATCAAAGCTGGTTGGGCGTGGCAAAGCCTTTTCACGCCTCCGCCGGGTTCTGACCTGCTTCTAGACCATCAGCGGTCAACTGCTTCTAGAACAACCATCGAACCCCACGCCACCCATAGGCGCACCCTTCTTGCATGGGTTGCCTACGGAACCCCTTTTAATAAGGCCCCTGCCAGTGGATGTGACGGGGCTGGCCCCCTGTTCGGCCTGCTGCAACTGAACTGGAGTTTTTGTTGAGACAGACTAGGTTTGCTGAAGTCAACATGCGAGAAGCGGCTCCACTTAATGGTTGACGTCTCACGGCCCCGAACTTGACATATGTCAGATCGAGTCAGTTGCCCACGGAGTTAGGCAATCGGCATTTTGCAGGCATCCAGTGAGTGGGTCGTGCCTGAATCGGGGGCAACTCCAAGCGGAGCATTTGCGTGGCCTCGACGGAAACAATACGACGTCCATTTCTCCTCTGATCTGGGGTCGGATCCTATCCTGTCGAGGTAGAACGACTATGCCGAATATTTTATCGGCTCTATCTCACATTTGACCCATCCAGCAGCATTGCGGACTGATCTTCGAAACAGGGGCGTTTTGAGCATAGAAGATTTCCATTGAACCCTGGTTGCACTTTTACGGATGCGGGATGAGAAGAGGCGAGCAGCTCTGTTGAACTCTTCTACGGCAATAGCATCATCCCGTATGATGCGAGCCGGTATATGACTTATGGGACATAGAATAGGCAACGGGTTATCGCGAAATAAGAAAATGGTACTATGCACAGCAGCACCACTAGTCATGCCCGACAAGGATGTTACCATACGGTTTGGGCTTATTTTTAGCTCCTTTGTGGTGTCGGAACAATACTTTCATCGCCAAAACGTCCCGATCTCCTCCATTCCAGAGCACTATGTCTTCATAGCACAAGCATGGTGCTTCCGAACCATCTCGTAGTCTCTCTCAGCTTCATCTAGGGCCATGGGATCGCTAGCTTAGGTGATTTGCCGTTTGTGGCTGTCCTGGTGACTGGCGTCATTAGAGTCCTCGGTGTCAGACTCGGTGCCTCTTTTGTCATTGCTGTCATAGGTGTCACCGGTGTCGAACACAGAGTCGTCAGAATCTGAATCGAGTTCTTGCGCTGACTCACGTAGGAGTGCGTTGTGTACCTCAACGGCTTGCGTGGTGTTCTGCAACATAGGGAGAGAGCGCTTCACAACTATCAAAGGTCTCTTTGCGAAGATCCAGCTGTGATTCGTCCCTGGTTTCAGCTCGTACGCGacacagtcgcgaaatatGGTATCCAGGACGAAGATATctacaactttgacgagactggctttatgatgggaATGATTTCAACTACCATGGttgttacaagctcagaCAGACGGGGGAGACCAAGATTAGCTCAGCCAGGGAatagagaatgggtttcTGTAGTCCAGGCCATTAATTCTCAAGGCTGGGCCATCCCGCCTTTCATCATAGTTGCGGGAGAACATCATCTCACCAGctggtatgaagatagcACTCTACCTCCCGATTGGGTTATCGCCACAACTCACAACGGCTGGACGACAAATGAGAAAGGCGTAGAATGGATCCAGCACTttgaaaagcatactaaaGCACGAACGCGTGGAACTTATCGTCTTCTGATCATGGATGGGCATGAAAGCCACCACTCGACGGAATTTGAGCTTTTTTGCAGGGGCCATAATATTATTACTCTCTGCATGCCGTCACATTCATCTCatattcttcagccactggatgttggttgttttgggccgttgaagaaggcatATGGCCAGGAAATTGGATGGTTGATGAGAGCGCATATCACGCATATTACGAAGACCGACTTCCTACCCGCATTTTTGGCTGCATTTCAAGCTGCAATGACAGAGAATAACATTAAGGGAGGATTCCGAGGTGCGGGTCTTGTTCCAATTGATCCGGAAAGTGTTCTGTCGCGGCTAGATGTAAAGTTACGCACGCCATCACCTGTGGAGGGCGTCGCCGAGCCGCCTAGCCTTTGGGTTCCGAAGACGCCAAACAATCCAACCGAAGCAACTTCGCAGACcaattatattaaaagaagaaTCAATAGTCATCAGGAaagctcaccaacatcaattttagCAGCTATTGATCAAGTTGCGAAGGGGGcatgcggaataatgcaCAAGATGGCTTTATTAAAGGCAGAGAATAACCAGCTGCGAGAGGTCAATGCGACAATAAGCAAGAGGCGTAGGGCCAGGAAAACAAGGTTACGTCAAGGCGGCAGCATgactattgccgagggacaGGCTCTTCAGGATCAAAAGGATGTTGAGCGGCAGATACAGCAAGATATTCGCCGAACTGGAAGTCGGAAGCCGAGGAATGAGACCAAGATTCGGCGATGTGGCACATGCGGCAATGCTGGTCATAATGCACGCACTTGTCAGATCACTGTAGAAACATTTATTGAGGAGGATAGCAATAAAGATTAATTGCATTCTTTGCGCTGGGGTTGCCTTTTTCATGATATGGGGGATAAAGCTGTTTTGGGTGTCCAGCTCACTGGTGTGTCCAGCTCGCTGGTGGAGTACGTTGGTGGAAATCGTTGCAAGTCCACTTTTTGCCGGTCTTCTCCCCCGCGAGAAGTTTCTTTGCGTCTGCCCCCTATTGTCACCGCTCGTGAAGGGGACTTTCTGGGAGTCTTCGCAGGTAAGATTCGGTATTCGGAGTGTTTTGAAGCTACGTACGGCATCTGTGGCCGTAAGGAGAAGCTCTGGTTAGACTACTCGCAAGTCGAGGGGGTGCTGAACCTGGTGCGGGTTTCACCGCCCAAGGGGTTCGCAAATGTACGTCTCCAATGGGAACTGGTCTATGAGCTAGAGGGAGATCCAGCGTGGAGGGTGTCTGTTCAGGCTCTCAAGACGATTGTGCCATTTGCAGCACACCAACAAACTGCGAATATCACGGAGCAGTTTGTGACGCTAGCGCTGGCATAAGAAACGATTCAATAGCTTTTTCGCTGGATTTCATCGCCTTGACATTTCGCTATGGGCAAAGGAGTCAACAGTGAGCGCTTCCGAACCCAGCCATGTTAGATGGTGTTTTCTGTAGGAAGCTACAGTGGGCAGTCAGTGACGGGAGCTGGTGGTACTCAACGCCCCAATTTTAGTACAGTTAGTGGAAATTAATGTCGATCCACCCCACCACATCGCGAAATGCTTCGTATTACACGTTCAATGATTTTATTGAATTTCTCTGCCAAATCGGGCTCTTTTAATGCCAAATTAAATGCGATTGATTCCCTAGGTCTCGGCGACCGGGGACATCCGTCAATACTTTGTATACCAGCCATTTGCGGCTATGACAGCTTCAAGTCTGCGAGGCATCGATTCTATTAGGTTCTCAAGCAGCTCATCAGATAACTCTTCCCAGACCTCTATCGCAGCCTCACAAAGCCTCTGTAAGGTGGAATTATTCTTCGGGGCCACTGACAGTTCCGGATATTGCTTGCAAATGCCCTCTTTTATCAACTTCCATAGATTTTCAATTGGATTTAAGTCGGGCGAATATGGTGGCCAATCCACAATCTCAAGACCGTTACTAATTGCCCAAGAACGCAGCCAATCTTGCACTAGACGAGCTGAATGCGTGGAAGCGTTATCTTGAGCGAATATTAAATCAGGTTCAACGATGGTTGGAAGCTGCTCTTGAAGGCACTCAAGGATACGGCGGCTTGTGACGCCTCCACGACGGGATTCGGGGTCTCCAAGCAACGGATATAACGAAGTCCGACGATTAAAGCAAAACGCGCCCCAGAACATCTGCGAGTGTCTCGTTGGTTTAGCCCTTGGTTGTACATTCTTTTTCATTAGTCGTTGACCCTGTATCTATTAGTATACTGTAGTTATGtgacgttgaagatgacgtACGATTTGATGAAAAACCCACTTTACACGCTCCCCTTCGCCACGCGCGATTGTGGTCTCGTCGCTGAAGATCCAACGCTTCCAATAACTAGGAGGCCTTCGTACATGTAAGCGGGCAAATATAAGGCGTTTTTCAGCTACTTCAGGCGTCAAAAGCGGCCGCTGAAGAGCTCGATTGTGCTTAATACCTTCTTTTCGAAGCCAGGTTGCAAGAGTCTTTGTTGTGACTGTAATTCCTGCCTCTGCAGCTAGCTTCGTTAATGAGATAAAAGGGTCTTGCTCAATAATACGGAAAATGACCCTTTTGAGCCTATCAGTGAGTTGTGAGGGTTGCCCAGGTCGAGGTTGGCTGCGTGCACTTTGCTGCTCGCGGTAGCGTTTGACGATGCCAGATACTGACCCTTCAGGAATTCCCTCCTCAAACGCGATCAAACGCTTAGATAGGCCTAAGAAATACTTTTTATAAATCCTTGTACGCTTATGAGGACTATACTCAACACGAGCTTCGTCGCGGCATTTTTGATGAAGTTATTCGCAATCAAAGTTGAAgggtcgatgttgttgagtcgCGTAAATCGCGATCGCGATCGCAATGTGGTGGGGTGGATCGACATTAATTTCCTCCCACTGTACGACTAGACCAGAAATGGCAATTGCAGTCCAGAGTAGTCCTTCGGCCTGGAAAATGGGTGCTTGATTGTTTTGCCTTTTACGACAGAGAACGCTGCCTAGAGGAAACAGCGGGAATTTGGGCCACCGCCCTAATGGGCTCTGAGAGTGGCTGACCTTCTCCACGGCATTTCTGGACAGGAGACCGGTCCCTGAAGGGGAccgccaatgccttgaggaacggACTAGAGTGGGCGGGAACTCCCTGGATcttgtcggataaaactgcctctgttgacagaacaagcaaacttggtgtaaatgctggttgtcatgacgtcggctatgagaactgagaatagccggaaaaagcaattatttgcttcggacgaaaggaagtgttctgatattaaaaggagagctgcagactctgtctgcagctcgaacaacaagaacaacaattttgaaaaagagcttagttaacaatgagtctcataacgtgacaacAGTCGCCCACTGTCGCAAGAATGGAGAGCGATAGAGCTGTTGGGCCGTTCACGTTCTTGCAGGTATATAGAACGCTTGTTTGCCGCGAATGTGCATTCGCTGTTCTTGTCAATGAAGTATCTTCACACCTTGTAAAGCGGCATCAGGAAATCACGGCTATGGAACGGCGCAACATTATCAGAAAAGCGGCAGATTTGCCCGATGCCAGGCGCATTCAAGCTGATCTACAAGGATTTTGTTTTCCTCCTCCGACAATTGATTGTGTTCCATATATAGCGCCGCCCAAGAAAGATGGTCTTAAATGCCACGGATGTCCCTATATAGCGCGGCAAGTACAGAAGATACATGTTCCGGGCCAGTCGcgaatacggagtactcaaTATGATCTAGTTAATTACTGTTTCCTACTGTATCTGCCCTCGCCCTCTTCCTTTTCGGTCGCTCAACTAACGCCAATTCAGCCCCAATTGCCAATCCTGATTGATTTCCGCAGTTATGATCATCCCTATGGCAATGAACTGTACACTCTTTATTTTCCTTGTAACACCTGCACCGCTTGGTATTACACTCTCCTTTACACTGACATGACACTCCGACTCGTGCACTGGTGGAAGCGTCCCTAGCTGCTTCTGTAAGCGTAACTTCCTTAGTAGTCATCGGAATAGTGACATCTGGCCAGAGAGACTCATTCACTACGCTTAATCCCTTGTAGGTATTAATCGCTTAATAACTCCTGAAGTAGTCAAGATCCTGTATCTGTGGGCGTAGGGTTCTTCTAGAATACGCCCAAATAGTCGCCGGTTATCAGTGGAGGTGCGATCTTCTCTCGGAACCTTGATGGAGACGATG harbors:
- a CDS encoding bZIP transcription factor domain-containing protein, coding for MSRPASTANQEPRSKATRRRPPMTVAQLERKRAGDRLSQRATRARTQQYIQRLEQEVQELRVMTAPESRNVDGNTLQELHLRNQALTDELARLRGLAAGLGAASAIPQVTSGMPEATPLAPFDPPLEHEMQPQSQAFSPYMYSGEGSALSVQQLSVTSNVPNVQPAHSYHITADQPQEWLAPDLGSGNTAINFGLSGSSLTSQPALGTPSYCQSCNSQHTTGLIQCQTPTRDGQHDRLLRNEFASDASQQVDYFQFRTDPPPRAAPDAKDQS